From Gossypium hirsutum isolate 1008001.06 unplaced genomic scaffold, Gossypium_hirsutum_v2.1 scaffold_155, whole genome shotgun sequence:
TTTGTTTACAAAGGAAAGAAGGacttcccttattcttcagccaGCTCCCATGGCATTAAGCACGGTGAGACATCAAACTGCGGTGGAATCAATTTGCatatattttttcccaaaatgACAAGGGATTTATGCTTTTTTTCCAGATTTTTCTGTTGAGAAGAACTGTGTTGATTATGCTATTGATGAACCAATACCAATGGATATGATTTTCTTCTTTCATAAGGCTTTAAAGAAAGATTTGGATTATCTTGTCCTTGGTTCAGCTCTGCTGACAGAAAATGCCGGGTTTCTCCCTGAGTTCCGCCAACGCTTCCATTTGATACACTTCTTATATCGGATCCACAGTGATGCAGAGGATGAGGTAGCTTTTCCAGCTTTGGAAGCAAAGGGAAAACACAGAAATATCAGCCACTCTTATTCTCTGGACCATGAAATAGAAGCTGAAAACTTCAGCAAAATATCCCTCATTTTGGATGAGATATATGAATTGCAACTTGAATTTTGGACATCCGGATGGTAGCCAGCCAAAATTCTTAAGTCCTGGAGTATTGGCCCAGTGCCGGGAGCGAGAATAGGTGTTGGGCGGGCAGATTACGTATGTTGTTGTAATGGATGGACAATTGGTTAGGAGGAGATAAATGGTGGTTAGAATTAGGACATAAAATAGCTAAGGAAACAGAGGAGTCAACTATTCCTTCGTGGACCCCAGATCCATTGAGATTATCACAACATTTATCCTGAAGTCCTTAACAAACGAGAAGCCATTTGTGACAATTTCTCAAGGAACTAGTTCGAATGGTTGCTGATGTTGAGCTGTTAGATTGCCAACATAGATGATAAAGTAAGGCTTTTAAAGGTGATGAAAACTGTTCTGAATGTTCCAAACTGTTTAGCATGAGCAGTGACAAGCGATGCAATGAAGCAGCTGATCTGATGGGTGGACTAATGAGCCAGATCAAAGTTTCAAGTAACTCATAACACTGGGCAATGCAAACAACTAAAGACAATGAGTCAAGAAGATCTAGAGGCTGCCATAAGAAGGGTGTCATCTGACACATCGTTAGATCCTGAAAGGAAATCACACGTGATGCAGAACTTACTAATGAGGTGGGTAATAAGCATTACTTTTCCAGTAATGATATCTTTTAAACTTTAGGAGAAGATTTGTGGTCTTCGTAGGCTGCTTTTAGATAATCTAACGCTTATTTCACATGTTTATAATTGGGTTTGCAGGCAGAAACTCCTATCTCCAAAAACCCATGAGCTAATACATTTATCTCAAATGCGACAATAGGCTGCTAGAAAATACAATTAGTGCCTTTTCAGCTGtttatatatctattttgtgGGTGTATGTGTTTTTTATATCTTCATTagaatttgactcttttttttctGGTACAGTCGTTGATTCTTAGCAACAGATATCTAATTTAGAAGTAAACATTCAAATAATGGAGAAGGAATTCCAGGTCAGCATCCATCCTATCGTGACCTCTGGAACTAGCATTGGGTTGTAAACACTACAAAGGAACTGTAAACTTTTTGCCCCATGTTGCACCAGCTTTATACATGCATTCATTGCCATAATGACGTGGCTGATCATAAACTGGATAGGTAATAACACTTTGTATATGAATTTGCTTTCCCTTTTAAAAATTAGAAGTTCTAAATTTTGTGTCTCTTCATCACATTTACCTGCTGTTCCTAATAAATATGCAGAAAATCTGTCACAAAAATGATGTGCATGAAATGCTTGGTAATTCAGCCAATTGGATTTACATGCTCAACGGTTTCCTGCCATAATCTATCAATGGGAAAATATTATTGCAGGATCTGCAAGTTATTCGATGACGAAAGGTGATATCTTGTTTAATTGTTCTCATATAAGATATTTACTGTGTTGAAGATTGATTTTGGACATTTCTAGACACCTAACATGATGCAACTAAATTCTGATTCTCTTCAAACTTCATTGCTACCATTGAACTCATTATTTTTACCTTTGTTAGCCAACAAACTTAATAGGAAAGGATCAGATTTAAGAGTTTGTCCATGATCAAAGTGGCATTGGAAACATTCAACTTATCTTTCACTATTTCTACTCTAGAATATGCAATACTAGAAATTAGTATGCAAAGCTACTTCCACTGCACGATTAGAATTtgatattgatatttttatatgtttcttCTCTAGTTTACTATTTAAATGCCTGTGCTTGATATGTGGTCATTGGTGGGTGGTTGATAAGTTTTGCAGTTATAACTTATAAGCATTCTTTCTTCGCATAAATGAAAGGCCAAAAGTAAACTGATTTCAAATGTTTGGAATGTTATACTTTATGATCTCATATACTATGCATAGTCACGTTGAAGTCATTGCATTTTATCAGGGACCTCATGAAATTTTAAGGGAATGAAAATTTTCGTTGAGCAGATATAAAGGGAAATGTGTATTATCCATGTCAAAATCTGACATAAAATGATGTCACCTCGTACTTTCATGAATGGAAAAAGACAATAGATAACTCAGATATGAAtattttatacaatcaaagggTATTAGAAAGTCCAAACATTacgataattttattttcattctgaattctaaattgttattatttcaaatattattcttTCGTTTTTAGTCTTCTTAGGTTGCCTTTAGGAACTTGGATTTCAAAAGATGAATTTGGATTTAAAATAGCATAAGTTGCGTGataaaatgcatataaatttAGTATTCATGATtagttttcaaatatatgaattttggATGCCAATGAGCAGTGAATTTGAAATTTCTATTATGTAATTGTAAATTTGAAATTCATCTCTTTATACCTGTCAAATAGATAATTATTTTGATTCTGAACTAGCTTAATGCATAATGTATAGATTTCATTCTCATTTTATATATTAAACGAAATCCCAGTCCAAAATTTGGAATATGTTT
This genomic window contains:
- the LOC121226385 gene encoding LOW QUALITY PROTEIN: zinc finger protein BRUTUS-like At1g74770 (The sequence of the model RefSeq protein was modified relative to this genomic sequence to represent the inferred CDS: inserted 1 base in 1 codon), encoding FSVEKNCVDYAIDEPIPMDMIFFFHKALKKDLDYLVLGSALLTENAGFLPEFRQRFHLIHFLYRIHSDAEDEVAFPALEAKGKHRNISHSYSLDHEIEAENFSKISLILDEIYELQLEFWTSGCMSSDKRCNEAADLMGGLMSQIKQQISNLEVNIQIMEKEFQLYTCIHCHNDVADHKLDRKSVTKMMCMKCLVIQPIGFTCSTVSCHNLSMGKYYCRICKLFDDERQIYHCPYCNLCRVGKGLGVDYFHCMNCNACLSRSLSLHVCREKSFEDNCPXCHEDFFSSTAPVKALPCGHMMHSACFQDYTCTHYTCPICSKSLGDMQVYFKMLDAFLAEEKFQMNIMTEIRQYYAMTVRQKEQLPTIGSIISAPTVAHITREYYRR